One region of Mycolicibacterium lutetiense genomic DNA includes:
- the mftF gene encoding mycofactocin biosynthesis glycosyltransferase MftF (Members of this protein family, MftF, are glycosyltransferases, members of PF00535 (glycosyl transferase family 2). The encoding gene is found as part of the mycofactocin cassette, in Mycobacterium tuberculosis, many other Actinobacteria, and occasional members of other lineages. Mycofactocin itself, a putative redox carrier, is a heavily modified derivative of the C-terminal Val-Tyr dipeptide of the mycofactocin precursor MftA (TIGR03969).), with translation MTGPRLPDGFAVQVDRRVKVLGAGAALLGGSPTRLLRLAPTAQTMLSGGRLEVHDAQSAQLARTLLDATVAHPRPPSGPSHRDVTVIIPVRDNVSGLHRLIAALRGLRVIVVDDGSAVPVAQSEFAGMHCDVQVLRHVRSKGPAAARNTGLAATQSDFVGFLDSDVVPRRGWLEALLGHFCDPAVALVAPRIVGLHTADNVVARYEAVRSSLDLGLREAPVVPYGPVSYVPSAAIICRRSALAAVGGFDETMQSGEDVDLCWRLVETGARLRYEPIALVAHDHRTDLREWFNRKAFYGTSAAPLSVRHPGKTAPVVISGWTLMVWLLLAMGSGFGYLGSLVIAIFTGRRIARSLSTVDPEPTEVAAVAARGLWSAALQLCSAICRHYWPVALVAALMFRRARHAVLVAAVLDGVVDWATRRGNADDDTKPVGLLTHILLKRLDDLAYGVGLWTGVVRERQLGALKPQLRS, from the coding sequence GCTCAGCGGCGGCCGCCTGGAAGTGCACGACGCGCAGAGCGCGCAGCTGGCCCGCACTTTGCTCGACGCCACGGTGGCTCATCCCCGTCCGCCCAGCGGGCCGTCGCACCGAGACGTGACGGTCATTATTCCGGTGCGCGACAACGTGTCCGGTCTGCACCGGCTGATCGCGGCGTTGCGGGGTCTGCGGGTGATCGTGGTCGACGACGGCTCGGCGGTTCCGGTGGCGCAATCAGAGTTCGCCGGGATGCACTGCGATGTGCAGGTGCTCCGGCACGTCCGGAGCAAGGGGCCGGCGGCCGCCCGTAACACCGGTCTGGCGGCGACGCAGAGCGATTTCGTGGGGTTCCTCGACTCCGACGTGGTGCCGCGGCGCGGGTGGCTGGAGGCGTTGCTCGGACACTTCTGTGATCCGGCCGTGGCGTTGGTGGCGCCCCGCATCGTCGGCCTGCACACCGCCGACAATGTGGTGGCCCGGTACGAGGCGGTGCGTTCGTCGTTGGATCTCGGACTGCGGGAGGCGCCGGTGGTGCCGTACGGTCCGGTGTCCTATGTACCGAGTGCGGCCATCATCTGCCGGCGCTCGGCGCTGGCCGCGGTGGGCGGGTTCGACGAGACAATGCAGTCCGGCGAGGATGTCGACCTGTGTTGGCGACTGGTGGAGACCGGCGCCCGACTCCGGTACGAGCCGATAGCTCTGGTTGCTCATGACCATCGGACAGATCTGCGAGAGTGGTTCAACCGCAAGGCTTTCTACGGCACGTCGGCGGCACCGTTGAGCGTTCGGCATCCGGGTAAGACCGCGCCTGTGGTGATCTCGGGGTGGACGTTGATGGTGTGGCTACTCCTGGCCATGGGGTCGGGTTTCGGGTACCTCGGCTCGCTTGTGATCGCGATCTTCACCGGCCGGCGCATCGCACGGTCCCTCAGCACGGTCGATCCCGAACCCACCGAGGTCGCGGCGGTGGCCGCGCGCGGGCTGTGGTCGGCGGCGCTGCAGCTGTGTTCGGCGATCTGTCGGCACTACTGGCCGGTCGCCCTGGTCGCCGCCCTGATGTTCCGGCGGGCCCGGCATGCGGTGCTGGTGGCCGCGGTGCTCGACGGCGTGGTCGACTGGGCTACCCGGCGCGGTAATGCCGACGACGACACCAAACCCGTCGGCCTGCTGACTCACATCCTGCTCAAGCGTCTCGATGATCTCGCCTACGGAGTCGGCCTGTGGACCGGTGTGGTGCGGGAGCGTCAACTGGGCGCGCTCAAGCCGCAGTTGCGGAGCTAG